The following is a genomic window from Episyrphus balteatus chromosome 1, idEpiBalt1.1, whole genome shotgun sequence.
TAAAAGCAAATGttcacttgagaaaaattttaacttgagtgacgactctgaAAGAGCGGTGAGAGTCGTCACTCAAACTCTCCGTTTTTATGGGTCAATCCCCAAGTATCTTTCAAGCTGAGGTAAATGCCATTGTAAAATGTGCAGAAATAAACCTCGAATTAAATCACCGGAATAAAAACATTGCCATTATGTCTGATAGTCAAGCTGCCCTAAAAGCACTTAAATCCTACGAAATCAACTCCAAGCTAGTATTGGAGTGTAAAGGAAAACTTAACGAACTtgtcaaaataaacaaagtcactCTCCACTGGGTACCTGGGCACGTTGGTGTCCAGGGTAACGAGGAGGCGGACTCCTTAGCAAAAACGGGAGTAAATTCCCCTTTAATGGGACCCGAACCGTATTGCGGAATAGgagaaaatgtaattaaaaataaaataaaactagacgaggagtccaggagagcaaaaaactgGGCAGAACTACGAAAACTGAGACAATCGAAAATGTTTCTCGGGAACTACAACCGAGAGCGTTTCAAATCATGTATCAGTCTTAGTAGGAACAATCTCAGGTTAATCACTGGGCTCCTCACTGGGCCATTGTAAGTTAAGAAGGCACCTACATATTTTGGGCTTAGTAAATAGTGCAACATGTAGATTCTGTAACGGAAAAGAAGAAACACCAGATCACATACTTTGTAGTTGCAATGCACTAATGcaccaaagatttaaacacatgggtcgctaccaagtcgaagaggataaattgcactctttgaaaataccccaaataatcaatttcatgaaAGGAATTAGGTTAGAGGAGGAGCTATAAAATGAGGTACTAACTCATATAGCTTAAAAGGGGGGGTACAATAGATCTTACAGGTCGCAGTACATCTTACATCccaaatatcaatcaatcaatcaatcaacgACTCTGAATTCCGCCCTAAAAGTTGTGTCAAGAAAAATGACGCATCGTATCTACCAACATTTCTTAAAgtgtcaatattttaatcatctaacgtacaaaatggtgctgcaagcagtttttaaagttgatgttatatagatttatcattccacacatatttttatggataaatatatataatGTACGTTATAAAGTTagttttagtttaatttataaGTAGGGTATTTCAATTCAACATTTAGATTAAAATCGATTCCACTACaattataatctcaaaaatatttcgttttactttgttacataaaataaaaataaattaaggtaaAACGTaatttccgggaacgctcttagaatctgaatCAATAATTTGGTCTAACACAAataattctgcattttttgggtatttttaatCAGTATCCTATctaagtatggctgtaataatacacttttatcaaaaaagtaacCAAAAGAAAACATTACTTATGGCCTTAATATTTCGGACAtgcataaaaaaacattttttattagaaattggTCTCTGaacaaagaaataaagttatatttgatttatttaagaccagtggcgtagctagccctttgggggccctgtatccaaatttttttgggggccctCTCCATCTTCTTGAACACAGCCTTAAGCCTtaacattggctcaaaaagggaaaattttcaaacgcatttatGTATAGTTGTCCGGGCTGTTTTGCAGAAATTTAAAGTTACCCAGACCCAAATTGTTTAAGCATTCCATTTGGGTCTCGATTTTGAAGCATGattatttttctacaaaatctggAATGTAAGCGATTCATCTCTGTCTAAGTTACTTCAAAATCAGCAAAAAGAATTGTAgaattttgcgttttttggtattttgaaaacttacttttatttataaaaccttaaatatttcaaaaagagtTGAGCTACCTACAAAATGTGGATTTGCACCATGAAAGCTattattaacaacaacaaaattaaaaacagcaggtatttcaataaaattttccaCTGGCCGAGCAAACTGGAagtgcattttttaaacttaaaattgaaatatgaaattaaCCATAGGATCtacgaaattgatttttggacaAGAAATTAGCAATTAGCAAGCTTCAATATCCGagattagtttttctttgatCCACTCACAGGGATCCACCAAATTAAGGGACATAATAATTTAGCTAGTTCTTTTATGGAATAATTTTAAGCACATTTTTAAAGCAACTTGTTCCTCGTAGAAACAACTGGAGAGTATTTATTCTACTTTTCTACCAGTTTTGTTGATCCTTGTTTTATTACATCATTTGAAAACGGAAACAGTTTATCTGGTTCTAAGGTCCATACTATTCAGACCATGAAGCATGAAGGCTCTAAAATCCTTGTTTAATTTAACTCATCGAAATTTCCCAGGCGGCAATTGTAAACGTTGACTTCAAAGCACGATTCCGGATTTGAAATTCTTATACTTAATTACTTCTGCCGACTCATCAAAAAAGCGTTTCGTTATTTTcctgcttttatttttgaaaaccttGCTAAACAGTGCTAATCCGCAACtttaccaccgatttcagaagataaaagttgctgaaccacggaatTAATATTTGTATAACTGGCCCTAAGTGTCTAAGTCATTTTGTTGAAGGACTTTGGAAACAGGATCtatattttcaaacacaaaaatcgATACTAACATTTTTACATTCGTTTCGTTGATCTAGatgcaaaggaaaaaaaactatcCCAAAGGCACATGTACAAAAAATGGTTATcataatcaaaaaatgtttaatactcaattttttgggggcccctatatCTCGGGGGCCCTGTTACATGGATACAGCTGATACAGTGGTAGCTACGCCACTGTTTAAGACCTACAACCTTAATACAATGATACATCTTTCATATTGATACTATTTCTAGTCTCCTAAAGTTGTTTGGAAGAGATCACCACCATTTCGAGGAACGTTTTCCTAATACTAAATTCCGAGTTTTGTTaccgcaaaattgaaaaatatacatttttgtgctctgcccgttcatgaaccgacaaattatAGCTAAAGTGACAATTGAgcataaaatatttatcatcAAACAAAGTCGATTTTTAAGAACTTGGTCATCGAAATTTTGCACCTCTATAATTTTGACCCTTGTataggtattttgtttatattaatttattttcagtctaaatttttttcgatactTACTAATttcataattaaaattattagtgcgccaaatatttctgtttcataaaagcATTAACTCATAAGTTATTGATAGACTTGTAACTAAAGccgaaatttttacaaaattaaaaagtttaatacaaaaatatggtgTCTAATATTGGGTCATTTGCGTTTTGAATGTATTAAATGGATAATGTTATATCACTTAAATGGAACTAAAATAATCATTGGAGCATTAAAATCAAGAGTCCTAAGCAATTTTAAGTTGAGAGTGAtagaaaaaatgtatgtacTAGTTTTGTTGTCACTTAATTAGGGGCATTTTGGAAGTATAAGGTAGTTAAAGTGCAATGACAATGAagcctttttaattttgtataatgGTTGGCACAAAAATCAATCTTCTTTGCGTAGTAACACGTGTGTCCCATTCgtacattttaatttgaaagcaaacggcaaacaaaatttgttttcaattgtttcaaataaattattatcatAGCTAATTTGACTTTGGTAAttataagcaattttttttccaaattaaaaagaaatacgaaaaaaatcaaGGAAAAACCGGATTGCAGAAAAActaaattaagctttttaaaaatagttatatttttcctaaaaattaaGTATAGATAAATATTTGGTAAATTgaagagcttttttttaatgaaattgctTTTGCCAAACAATATTTAGTGCATTAAGTTtcggagttaaaaaaatttcattacgtttttaaggtttaaaaaacaaacaaaactacaaTGACTCATTTCTCATTTCAACTCAATTTCATTTCACATGTTTGTGTCTTAGTTTTCTATAGCCTGATATATAAACTATTTAgcctaaatataaaataataactaaGACTCTTATCTTGAAGAACCAATTTCTAAAAACTCAAGCCATTTGCTTTTAAAACCAATAATGCTTatttatttcacaaaatttcatcaTAATATTTCGTCTCTTGCTGCTGCTGAAGAAAGCTCGAATATTTGTGTATTTTCGTAAGTCATAGTTACACTCTTGtagttttttcgaagcaaaataatttgaattttcggGCTACAAATGAatgtatatttttatgaaacagaaaactACTCCATACTTTATTTATGCTTGTAACTAACTACAAGTCAACAAGTACAACACTAATAGTTTTATGAAAAAGGCCCCAATAATGAGTTCTTCTGTTGTAGATTCAAAATATCACCACTGGACCATTTTGTTTGGAAAAGGTTGAGCTAGACAGCTCAGAGCAATATACTGTGACTCCATTGAACACCCTTCCAAATGGTGAGTCAGTGTTCTCTTCGAAAAACATGCTTCAACCAAACAACAGCTGCCAGTTTCTATACTGCATTAAGgtaattttgaacattttgtatttaatttgatGATTAACGTTTTACTTTTAAAGCCAATTCCTGAAATAGCCAAGGACATCAAAGCCCTTCGTGCTGCCAATACAATCGGAAAGTTAGACATTGTCTGGAGATCAAATCTGGGGGAGAAAGGTCGTTTGCAAACCAGTCAACTCCAGAGAATAGTAAGTTCCATATCAGATTACTTGTTCCTATCACTATTTCATTTTCTCATTCACAGCCCTTCGAATACACCGATGTCCGAATGGACGTTGTGGAAGCCAAGAATATCGTGAAAATCGGTGAACCTTTCACCTTCATCTGCCGTGTGACAAACACTTCTGATCGACCAATGGAGCTGATGGCCAAATTAGATACAAAAACTAGTTTTGGTTGCGATTATACTGGCTCGGCTGAATTTAATTTGGGCAATCTTGACCCTGGACAAGGGAAAGAGTTTCCCTTGACTGTGTGTCCGGCTAAATTGGGTCTGATAAAAGTCACAAATTTGATTCTTACAAATGTCGTCCTGAAACGAACCTACGAATATGATGATGTGGTGCATGTTTTCGTTGTCGATTCGGATTATCATGACGATGAGTCATTCCAAATGAATAAGTTTGTCAGATATGATTTGGCAACTCAATTGACATGAAATTAATGTGATAATGACTTTGTTGgtagataaaataaattaaaattataatttatatgtTCATGGAAGATGTTTGTATTTGTTGAGATGGATTCGAGGGTTAAAAAAGAGAAATGTGGGTCTTGCACGTGTCTTGAAGGGTTCCGACTGCATTAACATTATGAGCTCAAGCTCTGGAAAACTGTAATTTTACTCAATTTCAcgtaaatttgtataaaaacataCTTTGCTGTTTCCCACtttgatatttaaattataaaatcatcacaatatctttcaaataaaaactaaaaaataagttttgaaaattcataaaatattttagtatatttttgaattcgaCGTAGGaacgttattattttttttttaatttttaaaagaaaaaaaggaaatcatGTCCCAAATTAAGAATAgtgaaatgaaattaaaaaaaagcaagaaagaTGAATCTGAAGACGAACGTGATAGCTCTTATTACGAAGATGAGTCGGATGAATCGCCTGTAAGAGCTTCAAAAAAACCAACATCAGTAACAAAAAATACAGCCAAAACTGAGGTAAggtttaattgaaattatttttgtttaatgcaaatttataattaatttcttgtacatttttttttaacagccaACAGAAGCGGAAGAACCACCTCAGGATGTAGTCCGACGTGGAAGTCGAAGATCAAGAGGAGGACGCCGTGGTACTGCTCGTTCGCGTTCAAGTTCCCGTAGAAACAGTCGAAGGCGATCATCAAGATCAAGACGTCGTCgttgattttttgcttttttttttacaaaaaaatgttaaaaattcttcgtttagtaaaattattttgtgattttttttttaaacttgtgttTATGTTCgattaacattttataaaaagaagATAAAAGAGAAATTATTATATCaccatttcttttcaaaaaattctttgctgcAACAACTGCAATCCTATCAAAGTTTTCGTACTGAATTTTTTCTCATCATGAATTTGTTCAACATCGGAAAATCATCATTACCTAATCTCAATGTCATTTTGTGTCCCACAGATAAAAGAATAAACTTTACTCACCTTCAGAGGTAAAGTCCCGCAGTCAGTGGGAGTAGGAAAGTCATATTTGAAGGAAGAAATGTTTATAAGCCGCTCTCATGATCAAACCTCGTAACGTAAAAACTTAGATAATATTGCTATAGGGGACATTTTAGCGGGTTTCAAGGGATTGCAACTGCTTTTGGGTGACAGTACTTTTCGATGGGGGACAGTGGCCGTCTTATATAGAAGAGGCAAAAGATTCGAAGCTAACAACTAGGCTTCTGCGATgacaaattttgtatcaattagaATTTAAGTCATTTTCGGTTAAGGAAGTTTTATTGAGTGCTGGCCTGCAAACTAATAGAATCGATAAGTAAAAGATTGGTCACAATTGCAAAGCCGATGTGTAAGTCTACAGAATTATCTTCAATTGGagaccccaattttttttttattaaaagcttTGCTGCAGCCGTAAAAGGCTACGAAGGTCTTCCTAAAGCGTTTAGCTTCTACTTCATTTTAGGATCCGGGCAAGGTGGCTCAATATTTCCTATTGATTGACAGTGAAAGGTTTGTTTATTAAGTGCTGGGAGGCCAAATCAAAGATTTTGGTTTCGTTTGTAAAATGTAACTTTCGTCAAAAAAGCAGGCTTTTTTTGATTCACATATTACTGATGCTCTGAGACTGAGACGACTACCATCACTCCAAACAACTCAATTTGAACGAGTATAGCCGTCAGGAAGAAAATCTTCCCAATACGTGGTCTCGCTTTCTAGCTTTTTAATATTTGGGTGCATGGTTGAGGACAATTACGTAGTTATAAGGGGTGCTTAAGGGACCGTTTaaaaccgttaaaaaaaaattttaacaaacatAATATTTAATTCATAATTTCAAGAAAAGGTAACGGTTCCGCATTGCACtcgaaagaaaagaaaagaaaagaacactTTCAAgaccaaagcaaaaaaatattatccaGAAGAATCTAAGTATCGGATAGCAGAATTAGACTGGTTTTAACGATTTATTATTCCGAAAAGATAAGAAATTTAGTATCAGAAATCTGAAAATCATAAATTTGTATGACTTGAATCTGGTACGCAGatgataaattttagctcccatacaaattatcgaaaaaatttagccgagctaaaatttatttgaGCATATTATCGATAATTTGTGTGGGATCTAAAATTTAGCTCGGAACTGCTTTATCGATGACGAATTTAACCAAAAttgcgctgttttttttttttttttttttttttaaattatatttaacgATTGGGAAGGGGAAAAAGGGAGGTATAATGGTTATCAatctaaaaaattatatgttGACACAATTTGGCCACATACACACATTATttccagacattttttttatcgaatgaACTAAAGCAgtcttataataaaaaaaaccctagaaaaaagtaaaaatcctttttatacaaacatTCAGCAGCTCTCCGACTAATtaattaatatatataataaagaaacaataaaattcttttgaataaaacatttattttactatcataataaaataataataaaatatataatatataaaaatattttgttcgtttttcattacaaaataggtacgtttaaaaataaactttccatttaatttttttttgtttgtttttgttttaatttaattgtttttgtttttttttcttttttcatttttaatcatAACTCCTTATTATCTGTCTCTCTCTATATCTCTCTTACAACATTTAtctaattgtaaaataaattttcaatcaatGTAAATGTATTCGATtgtatataagtatatatataaaaattgttcGGCAAGATAAAAACGTtattgttctttaaaaaaaactataaaaaaataataataataatataataataatattaattatataataaaatcttactaaaaagaaaaacatcaaTTTCCGATTAAatctaacaaaacaaaattttaacattagcaataataatttttttttgtatttaaatttaatttaatattttagaagtaaacatacaaaatttttaataaagttttaaactaacaatagaacaaaaaatgtgcgtttgttttcctttttgtagtaaaaagttgcaaaaaaagaaataaaaattagcaGCAATCGTTCGAACTTTAGATCGATCTTTAAGAACAGAAAGAAGatcttttttattgtatttaaattaattaaatcagcACTAAgttctaagaaaataaaattaaaaaaaaaaaaaaaataaacttaatttttgttttgtaatttaaaattacggaagatgcattttatttttaattttaacttaaattatttaaatgtttttgcagTTGGAATGCTCTCGaagcggattttttttttatttgtatttacaactttactaaaaaaaataagttattttaagattttttttatttttttgtttaaatcacatgatgttttgttaaatgtttccaatttaatttaaaaatttttcatcaacaGGCATTGTTGATCGTTGTGTTTGACAGCAAATCCATTTAATTAATTCATCTTCATCATCACGTCATCATTTATcatcattttttaaatctaaGTATTTAGAATTGTTATTGCTTTTTGTGTCaactttatatatatataaaaaaaaataaaaataaaataaaaaaaaaattaaataaaaaaaatatataaaacaattaATAAGCTTCATTTTATGACAATTATGTTCatataatattaatttattttttgttgtttttgttgtcttGTGTTTGTGAAAAAGAGAATTTTGTTGAGATCTCtctatttgcaaaaataaaattaataaaaaaaagtaaattttgaattttttttcttttttggaatttaaaaagattttctttttatttaaacaaaattacaagccaAACAtaacatttagtttttttttctatataaaaatttatattatttaatattaattacaaaattaaaatttgtaaattaaatgtttttgttttttttttcgaaaattaaattatacagAAAAAAAGAGCCTTAAAGTGGAGCATACATAATATTTAACGATtaacaatttaattatttttttttatgttttgaattcttaaatagctaatttgtaattttttttaaatttataatttcattatgtttaaaaaatttgtttttttttgttttttaattttatacactTAAAACTAGGcacttaaaattgttttttttttttttttatttatttatataaagaaTGTAATCTCTCGTAAAAcaatatataaatattgttttactattttttcttcttctcttgcttacacaaaaataataatattacatatttgaaacatattaaaaaaaagtttatataagaaaaagaatttttagcaaaaatttttatctttaagagtatatttatgtttttgtttattattttcaattttaaacgtCCACTTTTAGcgcaaaatatattattattaggtttttttgttgtttataaaattattaagtattgttttttcttgtatttaaataaaataaaaatagaaatatataaatttatttataattatataaaaaaaagattcttaTTTGTGTGGTCTTAAATAATAACACTTAtgttatattttgttgttgttgtaaatgATTTGTTCTCTTGTTCTTGTTggatttgttcttattttttttctcatttgtttaaataaatcttGTGATACGtcttggtgtaaaaaaaaaataatcaaaatttttaaaaaatagtcaTGGCTTTGCATCAATGATTTGGAAGCTCGGTCAAGGTTATATCATAAAGGTCATCTTCAACTTGTTGCACTTCTAGCAGGAATATGTCTTCATTGCAATAATATGATAACATATCGTCATCAATTTTCGCAGTAATcctgaaattataaaaaaataaaaataaataaaatcaattaaatttagatttataataaaaacaataaaaaaaaaattaaacttgttttctaaaaacaaaaaaaaaaaaaacgaaaaaaaaaattgttaaaatatttattactaaATTTAAAATCTAATGCATATTTTCGATTAAGAAAAATTTGCATAATTAACTCATATAGACAGagaatagcttttttttttttttttatttattttaaatttaattcattcaGACAGAAAAATGATGTTATGCATTgcataaaatagaaataataataaaatgcatttgaaattgtttaataaaaacaataataagatttaaagaacattttttttttattattgaaaatggTAATGGCAAAGGTAATTATTTatgcaaatagttttttttttaactgtagcTTGCAACTTGCCAGAAATATAATTCTGTGAAGGTATCGATCTTTTAGCAACACATAAGCAAAGTTTTGCTtgacattaatttttattcaaagccAATTTACCAGAAActagttattttaaaaaatttgaaaaaattaatttggcaAAATATGCGAAAACAAAATCCTAATTTTTATTTGGTTAAATAGAACTAAAAAATAATTGGGAAAACGCAAAACAATTCGATGAGTTTGCAAACTTCGCAACTATAATAGGTTTTTTAAATCCTTATGCATCAAATGATGGATataaatttgagaaaataaacaATCGGGAGCAATGATTGACGGTCTTCAACAAATGCGCTTCTGAAACTACCCATTATCCCAATATTTTGatcattttcacaaaaatttgaaaatgcgAAAGGTTTGCGTGAGCAAAACTCGCAAATGCGATAATGTTGCACATGTCGGGAATGCAAATTTGTATATACGAAAATGAAGAGAATTATTTACTACCTCAAAATTTAGATAATTGTCACAACTTTTTGCGAATGCGAAATATTTTCGTGAGTGAAATTAGCAAATGCGACGATGTTGCGCAGgctttaaatcatattttttatatgaaaatggaGTTTGTTCTATTATGCGaagagaattatttttaaatttacattattATCACAAAAGTTTGCGAATGCAAAAGATTTGTATGGGCAAAATAAGCAAATGCGAAGATGTTGCACAAgctgtgttaaaaaaaatttatggaaaTTGTAAAACGCGTAGTTTAATACAAAGAAATGAATTTGAAAGTTCCATTGTTTCATGCTCACGTTATTAAAAGTATTTGCGAAGGCTTTCTATCTGCGAATGCGAATTTTACGTTAAATAGCTTTAAGCTTTCTTATTTGAAGATAATtgtctcaaaattgtgaattacaaaagaaataatattcccaagtaaaaataaatgcaaaattcGCAAATGCAAAAGAAGTATTGATGTTGCgcaaattgatagaaaaaaaactgaacaaaattgtaaaatgtGTGGACTggacttcaaaattttgtatcataataattacctaataaatcttttaaagtttttcgctatcatatgcaaattttttgtatgagtTAAACTAGCTCcctaatttgaagaaaaatgatgcaaaaataactcttaagaacaaaatttttctcttttccaaaagaagattttttgaaaatgtatataGTCATCatattaacaattttaaaaataccgATTGCCTAAAAAAAccttacattttaaaaatataaatttgttaaaagttattgttaattaattaaaaaaaaaaacataaaaagcaCTTCAATGCATTAGTTTTGATTTAAGttaaaacctaaataaaaaaaaaaaaaataaatgcaaggATTTGAGGGGTTAAAATTGAATATCGTGCAGATGCAAATGcggtgttttgtgttttttgttgtgtgataactaacatttttttttctatagctaaaatttaaataaatttatataagtgTGTGTTAGTACTTACCCCTTTTTATTTGTAcgataaatattatttatacttGATGTGgagattttgtatttattttcgaTCTGCAATTAAGATAAACATAcaaaatgttgttgttttttgtttccctttttcaaatttttaataaaatttcatctaatttatcttttttctttttgttcattattttttttacaaaattttaaaataaataaaaaaaaaacttttgtgccaataataataaaataaaaaaaaaaaacaaacaaaattgtataaaacttaattctttgattgaattaattttttttcttctttcattttgttaacattttgtCTGTCTTTGTTGCTTTTCGTTGTCACcattctttttttattcgacaaaaACCATTAATTTATTATCCCTCCATTGATTGTGTTATTTgaattgtttattaatttaatatatatatttttttaatttggttaatttctcTTCTATTCAATTTTATATTGTGTGTTGGTGGTAAAAGAGGGTGTAtaagtgtgtgtgtttttgtgtgTTGATTTTGTATGATTATTCGAATGACATTGAAGGAacacaaaataatgaaatgcaatttgaattaaattagatttttgctttttttcttttcaaaacttaATGAGATAAGAGTTAAATaatcatataaatatttttttttgtttcggtgAACttattgaatcatttttttttaataagctcAAGCGATGAAagaaatacatacaaaataaaataaaaaaaaaatcgattgtgCTCTATGGGGGCGTGATTAAACTTGGACTAATTTGGATGGATtatgttaataataaaaaaaaattgatgatgcGGGTGTTTGTATTAGATAAGATACttagtcaaataaattttttttttatgattatgcAGTTTTAATAGCTTGTCACTTCAGTTTTAAATGTCAATACAAAATTATGGGtttataattaaacaaaaaacaaataataaaacagttattttaaagaaactggttttgaattataaattgattcattaagttttttaaaaattac
Proteins encoded in this region:
- the LOC129906194 gene encoding probable trafficking protein particle complex subunit 13 homolog, with the translated sequence MNVPEPTEHLLALKVMRLTRPTLVSPQIITSESRDLPQNSFQKVLENDGAAVAGAETLTAGQFMLLPQSFGNIYLGETFSSYICVHNCTTHPVEGVTVKADLQSITTRINLPMHDKPTTLNVDDTLDDVIHYEVKEIGAHILVCEVNYSTPAGFQQYFRKYFKFQVLKPLDVKTKFYNVEMDEIYLEAQIQNITTGPFCLEKVELDSSEQYTVTPLNTLPNGESVFSSKNMLQPNNSCQFLYCIKPIPEIAKDIKALRAANTIGKLDIVWRSNLGEKGRLQTSQLQRIPFEYTDVRMDVVEAKNIVKIGEPFTFICRVTNTSDRPMELMAKLDTKTSFGCDYTGSAEFNLGNLDPGQGKEFPLTVCPAKLGLIKVTNLILTNVVLKRTYEYDDVVHVFVVDSDYHDDESFQMNKFVRYDLATQLT
- the LOC129907164 gene encoding uncharacterized protein LOC129907164, translated to MSQIKNSEMKLKKSKKDESEDERDSSYYEDESDESPVRASKKPTSVTKNTAKTEPTEAEEPPQDVVRRGSRRSRGGRRGTARSRSSSRRNSRRRSSRSRRRR